A single genomic interval of Adhaeribacter pallidiroseus harbors:
- the rimO gene encoding 30S ribosomal protein S12 methylthiotransferase RimO, with the protein MKVRTLKKDKVNVITLGCSKNLVDSEVLMGQLRGNDFAVTHESEKNDANIIIINTCGFIDNAKQESIDTILQYADEKEAGNIDKLYVTGCLSQRYKDSLEAEIPQVDAYFGTLEMPQLLKTLEADYKHELIGERLLTTPKHYAYFKIAEGCNRPCSFCAIPLMRGKHVDRSIEDLVKEANRLAAMGTKELILIAQDLTYYGLQHYGERKLADLLRNLSDVPGIDWIRMQYAYPSQFPMEALEVMAERANICKYLDMPLQHISDNMLKTMRRGISKRRTIELVDTIRQRVPSIALRTTLIAGHPGETEQDFEELYDFVEKTRFDRLGIFTYSHEENTHAHTLGDTVPDEVKQERADAIMELQQGISLEMNEARVGQTYQVLFDRKESGYYVGRTQYDSPEVDNEVLVPASNQYIRIGDFAPVKIVSCTDFDLYGEVINEAAALNKMLLTH; encoded by the coding sequence GTGAAAGTAAGAACATTAAAAAAAGATAAGGTAAACGTAATTACGCTGGGTTGTTCTAAAAACCTGGTGGATTCCGAAGTATTAATGGGGCAATTGCGCGGCAACGATTTTGCGGTTACCCACGAAAGCGAGAAGAACGATGCCAACATCATTATTATAAATACCTGCGGTTTTATCGATAACGCCAAGCAGGAATCCATTGACACCATTCTGCAATACGCCGACGAGAAAGAAGCCGGCAATATTGATAAATTATACGTTACGGGTTGTTTGTCGCAGCGCTACAAAGATTCGCTGGAAGCCGAAATTCCGCAGGTGGATGCCTATTTTGGTACGCTGGAAATGCCGCAGCTGCTCAAAACCTTAGAGGCTGATTACAAGCATGAATTAATTGGCGAACGCTTGCTTACTACGCCCAAGCACTACGCTTATTTTAAAATTGCCGAAGGCTGCAACCGTCCTTGTTCTTTCTGCGCTATTCCGCTGATGCGCGGCAAACACGTGGATCGCTCCATCGAAGATTTAGTAAAAGAAGCCAATCGGTTGGCCGCGATGGGTACGAAAGAACTTATTTTAATCGCCCAGGATTTAACCTACTACGGTTTGCAGCACTACGGTGAACGCAAACTAGCCGATTTGTTACGGAATTTATCGGATGTGCCCGGTATTGATTGGATCCGGATGCAGTACGCTTATCCGTCGCAGTTTCCGATGGAAGCGCTGGAAGTAATGGCGGAACGCGCGAATATCTGCAAATATCTGGATATGCCTTTGCAGCACATCTCCGATAACATGCTTAAAACCATGCGCCGCGGAATAAGTAAACGCCGGACCATTGAATTAGTAGATACCATCCGGCAACGGGTACCCAGTATTGCTTTGCGGACTACTTTAATTGCCGGCCACCCGGGCGAAACCGAGCAGGATTTTGAAGAACTATACGACTTCGTAGAAAAAACGCGCTTCGACCGGTTGGGCATTTTTACGTATTCGCACGAAGAAAATACCCACGCACACACGCTGGGCGACACCGTACCCGACGAAGTAAAACAAGAACGGGCCGACGCCATTATGGAACTACAGCAAGGCATTTCGCTGGAAATGAACGAAGCGCGCGTGGGACAAACGTATCAAGTATTGTTCGACCGGAAAGAGAGCGGTTATTACGTAGGACGTACGCAATACGACTCCCCGGAAGTAGACAACGAAGTATTAGTACCCGCCAGCAATCAATACATCCGGATTGGTGATTTTGCGCCGGTTAAAATAGTGAGCTGCACCGACTTTGATTTGTATGGGGAAGTAATAAACGAAGCAGCTGCTTTAAACAAAATGCTTTTAACGCATTAA
- a CDS encoding aminopeptidase P N-terminal domain-containing protein, with protein sequence MSALRLILLLAGISFGVGAYAQSEVSPEKPTDFLNKDFHRQRRELLIKQLPAHSVAVFFANPIRNRANDVDYHYHQDPDFYYLTGYREPNAVLVLFAPEKTIAGKPTHELIFIQPRDPKQEQWNGKRLGEKGVAEQLGFHNILLNSGFADFNLDAATFTGGILIKELPEDTRDNSRDKADLFSLVQQFKQKVNYPGNTKVNNTILPTILDRMREVKTPEELTLLRKAISISAVGQQEVMKAMQPTMSETEVQGLHEFVYKKYGSEYEGYPSIVGAGNNACVLHYIENDKPQLGNNLVLMDVGAEYHGYTADVTRTIPATGTFTPEQKQLYQLVLEAQEAGFAQCQVGKPFVAPHQAAQRVIAQGLKKLGIIKKEEDASLYFPHGTSHYLGLDVHDPGTYGPFQANTVITVEPGIYIPEGSPCNKKWWGMGIRIEDDILITEKGWENLSVAAPRTIAEIEAFMAKPSAFDDLVLPALK encoded by the coding sequence ATGTCGGCTCTCCGGCTTATCCTGCTGCTGGCAGGAATTAGTTTCGGCGTAGGTGCTTATGCGCAGTCCGAAGTTAGTCCGGAGAAACCCACTGATTTTTTGAATAAAGATTTTCACCGGCAACGGAGAGAGCTGCTGATTAAACAACTGCCGGCTCACTCCGTTGCTGTTTTTTTTGCCAATCCAATTCGTAATCGGGCCAACGATGTGGATTATCATTATCACCAAGATCCGGATTTTTATTACTTAACCGGTTACCGCGAACCGAACGCGGTTTTGGTATTGTTTGCGCCGGAAAAAACAATAGCCGGTAAACCCACCCACGAACTTATCTTTATTCAGCCCCGCGACCCGAAGCAGGAACAATGGAACGGCAAGCGCCTCGGCGAAAAAGGCGTAGCTGAACAACTAGGATTTCATAACATCTTACTTAACTCGGGCTTTGCTGACTTTAATCTGGATGCAGCCACTTTTACCGGTGGTATTTTAATTAAAGAATTACCCGAAGATACCCGCGATAACTCACGCGACAAAGCCGATTTATTTAGCCTGGTGCAACAATTCAAACAAAAAGTAAATTACCCGGGCAACACGAAGGTTAATAATACTATTCTGCCCACCATCCTGGACCGGATGCGGGAAGTAAAAACCCCCGAAGAGTTAACATTACTACGAAAAGCAATTTCTATCTCGGCCGTAGGGCAGCAAGAAGTCATGAAAGCCATGCAACCCACTATGTCAGAAACAGAGGTACAAGGGTTGCATGAGTTTGTGTATAAAAAATACGGTTCGGAGTACGAAGGGTATCCCTCTATTGTGGGTGCGGGTAATAACGCCTGCGTGTTGCATTACATTGAAAACGACAAACCCCAACTCGGAAACAACTTGGTTTTAATGGATGTAGGCGCCGAGTACCACGGTTATACTGCCGATGTAACGCGCACCATTCCGGCTACCGGTACTTTTACGCCCGAGCAAAAACAATTGTATCAACTGGTACTGGAGGCGCAAGAAGCCGGATTTGCGCAATGCCAGGTAGGGAAGCCTTTTGTTGCGCCGCACCAAGCGGCCCAGCGAGTTATTGCGCAAGGTTTAAAAAAGTTAGGTATTATTAAAAAAGAAGAAGATGCCAGCCTGTATTTTCCGCACGGCACATCGCATTATTTAGGTTTGGATGTACATGATCCCGGTACCTACGGCCCATTTCAGGCTAACACGGTTATTACCGTGGAACCCGGCATTTACATACCCGAAGGAAGTCCTTGTAATAAAAAGTGGTGGGGCATGGGTATCCGCATCGAAGATGATATTTTAATTACCGAAAAAGGATGGGAGAACTTATCGGTAGCGGCGCCCCGTACTATTGCGGAAATAGAAGCGTTTATGGCAAAGCCCAGTGCCTTCGATGATTTGGTGTTGCCCGCGTTGAAATAA
- a CDS encoding DUF4295 domain-containing protein, translating to MAKKVVATLKTSTGKDWAKVIKAVKSPKTGAYTFREEMVPVDKVQEFLAAK from the coding sequence ATGGCTAAGAAAGTAGTTGCGACCCTGAAAACCTCCACTGGTAAAGATTGGGCAAAAGTTATAAAAGCAGTAAAATCACCTAAAACGGGTGCTTATACCTTTAGAGAAGAAATGGTGCCTGTAGATAAAGTGCAGGAATTTTTAGCAGCCAAATAA
- a CDS encoding sensor histidine kinase, producing MKLTHSYQIRIIGIMVVALLRFGLFGSATLEMEGKITLQGLLDNILLASVVIWETSRAVVLFFHRRYALQLSVKRYFLELLGVLLANAILYGALMLLHESPQEILAVKPIFLLYGFLYTFLFGVLVAAFYELLFYMEAWKKATQEAEELKKINLIAQLESLKNQVKPHFLFNSLNTLTALVETDSAKAVKFIAELAQVYRYLLQSNEKELIGLDQELQFTQAYFFLLRTRFGEGISLGIDVAENLKNYLIPPLTLQILLENAMKHNQVSVRKPLTVSIRSEQDWLVVRNNFQPKRGQVLTNKVGLANIAAKYKILDQPAIIITQEPESFTVKVPLIKAETA from the coding sequence TTGAAACTTACCCATAGCTACCAAATACGCATCATCGGAATAATGGTGGTGGCCCTGCTCCGGTTTGGGCTCTTTGGTTCGGCCACCCTGGAGATGGAAGGGAAAATTACGCTACAAGGTTTGCTGGATAATATTCTGCTGGCTTCGGTAGTAATCTGGGAAACCAGCCGGGCCGTGGTACTTTTTTTTCACCGGCGTTATGCCTTACAGCTGTCGGTTAAAAGATACTTTTTAGAATTGTTGGGGGTGTTACTGGCCAATGCTATTTTGTACGGAGCCTTAATGCTTTTGCACGAAAGTCCGCAAGAGATTTTAGCGGTAAAACCTATATTTCTGCTGTATGGGTTTCTTTATACATTTTTATTCGGCGTTTTGGTAGCCGCTTTTTACGAATTATTGTTTTATATGGAAGCTTGGAAAAAAGCCACGCAAGAAGCAGAGGAGCTCAAAAAAATTAATTTGATTGCCCAACTCGAATCTCTGAAAAACCAGGTGAAACCGCACTTTTTATTTAACAGCCTGAATACCTTAACCGCTTTAGTAGAAACAGACTCGGCGAAAGCTGTAAAGTTTATTGCGGAATTGGCCCAGGTATACCGCTACTTGCTGCAGAGTAACGAAAAAGAGCTCATCGGTTTAGATCAGGAATTACAATTTACACAGGCGTATTTTTTCTTGTTGCGCACCCGCTTTGGCGAAGGTATTTCGCTGGGCATAGACGTGGCGGAAAATTTAAAAAATTACTTGATTCCGCCGCTTACGCTGCAAATACTCCTGGAAAATGCCATGAAACACAACCAGGTTTCGGTACGCAAACCTTTAACGGTTAGTATCAGGAGTGAGCAGGACTGGTTGGTGGTCCGCAACAATTTTCAACCCAAAAGAGGCCAGGTGCTTACCAATAAAGTAGGTTTGGCAAACATTGCCGCTAAGTACAAAATACTGGACCAGCCCGCCATTATTATTACGCAAGAACCGGAATCTTTTACAGTAAAAGTTCCGCTCATTAAAGCCGAAACTGCATGA
- the rpmG gene encoding 50S ribosomal protein L33 produces the protein MAKKGNRVQVIMECTEQKNSGVPGTSRYITTKNRKNTPERLEMKKFNPNLRKVTVHKEIK, from the coding sequence ATGGCTAAAAAAGGAAACCGAGTACAGGTAATAATGGAATGCACCGAGCAGAAAAATTCCGGCGTTCCAGGTACTTCCCGATATATTACTACCAAAAATCGCAAGAACACCCCAGAGCGGTTAGAAATGAAAAAATTTAACCCGAACCTGAGAAAAGTTACTGTACACAAAGAAATTAAATAA
- the ftsY gene encoding signal recognition particle-docking protein FtsY gives MGLFDFFSKEKKESLDKGLEKTKTSFFDQLSKAVVGKSKVDEEVLDDLEDTLVHSDVGVQTTIKIIKRIEDRVARDKYVSTSELDRILREEIAALLEENNSGKATAEFVLPANIKPYVIMVVGVNGVGKTTTIGKLAAQFHKAGKKVVLGAADTFRAAAVDQLIIWGERVGVPVISHGMNTDPASVAFDAVKRGVEMEADVVIIDTAGRLHNKVGLMNELTKIKRVMQKFIEQAPHEVLLVLDGSTGQNAVIQAREFTKATDVTALAITKLDGTAKGGVVIGISDEFKIPVKYIGVGEKIDDLQVFDKHEFVDSLFSK, from the coding sequence ATGGGACTTTTTGACTTCTTCAGTAAAGAAAAAAAAGAATCGCTGGATAAAGGTTTGGAAAAAACCAAAACCAGCTTTTTCGACCAACTCAGCAAAGCGGTGGTCGGAAAATCGAAAGTAGACGAAGAAGTACTGGACGATTTGGAAGATACGCTCGTGCACTCGGATGTGGGGGTGCAAACTACTATTAAAATTATTAAACGCATCGAAGACCGGGTGGCCCGCGATAAGTACGTGAGTACGTCGGAACTGGACCGGATCTTGCGGGAAGAAATTGCCGCTTTACTCGAAGAAAATAACTCGGGCAAGGCTACGGCTGAATTTGTTTTACCCGCTAATATAAAGCCTTACGTGATTATGGTGGTAGGGGTAAACGGCGTAGGTAAAACTACTACCATTGGTAAGCTGGCCGCGCAGTTTCATAAAGCCGGCAAAAAAGTAGTACTGGGAGCCGCCGATACTTTCCGGGCCGCCGCCGTAGACCAGCTTATTATTTGGGGCGAACGGGTAGGCGTGCCGGTTATTTCGCACGGCATGAATACCGATCCGGCTTCGGTGGCTTTTGATGCGGTAAAAAGAGGTGTAGAAATGGAAGCGGACGTGGTGATTATTGATACTGCCGGCCGCCTGCACAACAAAGTAGGCTTAATGAACGAGCTTACCAAAATTAAGCGCGTGATGCAGAAGTTTATTGAACAAGCGCCGCACGAAGTGTTGCTGGTGCTCGATGGCAGCACCGGCCAGAACGCCGTTATTCAGGCCCGTGAATTTACCAAAGCTACGGATGTTACCGCATTGGCAATTACTAAACTAGACGGAACCGCCAAAGGGGGCGTAGTGATTGGCATCTCCGATGAATTTAAAATTCCGGTGAAATACATTGGTGTGGGTGAGAAAATCGACGACTTGCAGGTGTTTGACAAGCACGAATTTGTAGATTCGCTGTTCTCGAAGTAA
- the rocD gene encoding ornithine--oxo-acid transaminase: protein MNPISITSSQQAIALEEKYGAHNYHPLPVVLARGEGVYLWDVEGKQYFDFLSAYSAVNQGHCHPKIVQALMDQAPLLTLTSRAFYNDKLGECEKYICDYFGYEKALLMNSGAEAVETAIKLARKWGYEEKGIPRYQAEIVVVEHNFHGRTTGIISFSTDPDSTGGFGPFMPGYKVVPYDDLAALEEALQNPHVCGFLVEPIQGEAGVYVPSAGYLAQAKALCEKHQVLLLVDEIQTGIARTGKLLASDYENVRPDVLILGKALSGGVLPVSAVLADDAIMLCLKPGQHGSTYGGNPLACAVALAALEVVREENLIENAFKQGEIFRERMRQIQEQYPDTVQLVRGRGLLNAIVIKPTPDGRTAWDVCLALKENGLLAKPTHGDIIRFAPPLVITEEQLHECCDIIQKTIAAF from the coding sequence ATGAACCCAATAAGCATTACCTCCAGCCAACAAGCCATTGCCTTAGAAGAAAAATACGGAGCGCATAATTACCATCCGTTACCAGTAGTTTTAGCCCGTGGCGAAGGCGTTTACTTATGGGATGTGGAAGGCAAGCAATATTTTGATTTTCTCTCGGCTTATAGCGCGGTAAACCAAGGCCACTGCCATCCTAAAATTGTTCAGGCCCTGATGGACCAAGCGCCATTATTAACGCTTACTTCACGGGCTTTTTACAACGATAAACTGGGCGAATGCGAGAAATATATCTGCGATTATTTTGGCTACGAGAAAGCTTTGCTCATGAATTCGGGGGCCGAAGCCGTAGAAACAGCCATAAAGTTAGCGCGCAAATGGGGCTACGAAGAAAAAGGCATTCCCCGGTACCAGGCCGAGATTGTAGTGGTAGAGCATAATTTCCATGGCCGCACTACCGGCATCATTTCTTTTTCTACCGATCCGGATTCTACCGGTGGGTTTGGCCCTTTTATGCCGGGTTATAAAGTAGTGCCTTATGATGATTTAGCCGCTTTGGAAGAAGCTTTGCAAAATCCGCATGTGTGTGGTTTTCTGGTAGAGCCGATACAAGGAGAGGCCGGCGTTTATGTCCCATCCGCAGGGTATTTAGCCCAAGCCAAAGCGCTTTGCGAAAAACACCAGGTATTGCTGCTGGTAGATGAAATACAGACCGGCATTGCCCGTACGGGTAAATTACTAGCATCGGATTACGAAAACGTTCGTCCGGATGTACTAATCTTAGGAAAAGCTTTATCAGGGGGTGTTTTGCCAGTGTCAGCGGTGCTGGCCGATGATGCCATTATGTTGTGCTTAAAGCCCGGCCAGCATGGTTCTACGTACGGCGGCAATCCTTTAGCCTGTGCGGTAGCGCTGGCGGCTTTGGAAGTAGTTAGAGAAGAAAACTTAATTGAAAACGCCTTTAAACAAGGCGAAATCTTCCGGGAACGCATGCGGCAAATCCAAGAGCAATACCCCGATACCGTGCAGCTGGTACGGGGCAGAGGTTTGCTTAATGCCATTGTTATTAAACCTACTCCGGACGGCCGCACCGCCTGGGATGTATGTTTAGCCTTAAAAGAAAATGGCTTATTGGCTAAACCCACGCACGGCGATATTATCCGGTTCGCTCCCCCACTGGTTATTACGGAAGAACAATTACACGAATGCTGCGATATTATTCAAAAAACCATTGCGGCTTTTTAA
- the rpmB gene encoding 50S ribosomal protein L28, with product MARVCDLTGKRPQVGNNVSHANNKTKRKFYPNLQKKKFYVPEEDAWITLKVSTSAIRTINKNGISAVLKKAVADGYIVY from the coding sequence ATGGCCAGAGTTTGTGACTTAACCGGAAAAAGACCACAGGTTGGTAATAACGTATCCCACGCAAATAATAAAACCAAGCGTAAGTTTTACCCTAATTTACAGAAAAAGAAATTTTATGTACCGGAAGAAGATGCCTGGATCACTTTAAAAGTATCTACTTCGGCGATCCGTACTATTAATAAAAACGGTATTTCGGCGGTGCTGAAAAAAGCAGTAGCTGACGGTTACATCGTTTACTAA
- a CDS encoding ferritin-like domain-containing protein, with protein MNIFNIFTEIEKVDPEVYERFDSRRQVFKYMSGFGKKLAAAAVPVAFGAVFNKAYGQTGNNADIIAILNFALTAELTDSTYYRLALERGTSLPADFKTGLQTILDNEKGHVATLQKAITDLGALPSPLMKRGLIIPRAVK; from the coding sequence ATGAATATCTTTAATATATTTACAGAAATAGAAAAAGTAGATCCGGAAGTTTACGAACGCTTTGATAGCCGCCGCCAGGTATTTAAGTACATGAGTGGTTTCGGCAAAAAGTTGGCTGCGGCCGCTGTTCCGGTAGCTTTTGGAGCGGTATTTAATAAAGCTTACGGCCAGACCGGCAACAACGCCGATATAATTGCGATTCTGAATTTTGCCTTAACCGCCGAGTTAACCGATTCTACTTACTACCGCTTAGCCTTAGAGCGGGGCACCAGCCTGCCGGCCGATTTTAAAACGGGCCTGCAAACTATTCTGGATAACGAAAAAGGCCACGTAGCTACTTTACAAAAAGCCATAACCGATTTAGGGGCACTCCCATCACCATTGATGAAGCGCGGTTTGATTATACCGCGGGCGGTAAAATAA
- a CDS encoding ferritin-like domain-containing protein, producing MSKIINPQPKKADGTLDISSSLQRRSFLKYAGAGAAFTTLLLTGCNDDDDGKFNGVVDPPPTPPVDPNAVPAVNLGSGDTGILNYAYALEQLEAAFYDMLVKSATFNTTFSNATERSVLTDIRDHEVAHRDFFKAVLGTAAIPTLTPDFSLVNMTDRTAVLTAARTFEDIGVGAYNGAGKLLTTATNLALAGKIVSVEARHAAEIREMLKKNTFAARGGATTKPGDEAIINAMGLDLALMPNDVLALAKPFIKNTINASSLPTS from the coding sequence ATGTCAAAAATTATAAATCCGCAGCCTAAAAAGGCGGATGGTACCCTTGATATTTCTTCTTCTCTCCAAAGAAGATCTTTTTTGAAATATGCTGGTGCAGGAGCAGCCTTTACCACGCTTTTACTGACTGGTTGTAACGACGACGATGACGGAAAATTCAACGGCGTTGTGGACCCGCCACCAACTCCGCCCGTTGACCCGAACGCAGTACCCGCGGTGAATTTAGGTTCGGGTGATACCGGAATTTTAAATTATGCTTATGCTTTAGAGCAATTAGAAGCAGCGTTTTATGATATGCTGGTAAAAAGCGCCACTTTTAATACTACTTTTTCTAATGCTACCGAGCGATCTGTTCTCACCGATATCCGCGACCACGAAGTAGCGCACCGCGACTTTTTTAAAGCGGTATTGGGCACGGCGGCTATCCCAACCCTAACGCCAGATTTTTCTTTGGTAAACATGACGGATAGAACGGCTGTTTTAACCGCTGCCCGTACTTTCGAAGATATTGGGGTAGGCGCTTACAACGGCGCTGGCAAATTACTAACCACGGCCACCAACTTAGCATTAGCAGGTAAAATTGTTTCGGTAGAAGCGCGTCATGCGGCTGAGATCCGGGAAATGTTAAAGAAAAATACTTTTGCAGCCCGGGGGGGAGCCACTACTAAACCCGGCGACGAAGCCATTATAAACGCGATGGGTTTGGATTTAGCTCTCATGCCCAATGATGTGCTGGCTTTAGCCAAGCCATTTATCAAAAATACCATTAATGCGAGTAGTTTGCCAACCAGTTAA
- a CDS encoding ferritin-like domain-containing protein, producing MTIDEARFDYTAGGKITDPFNDYPTVLALGQSFEDTGVRAYKGQAPKPAIMANDAVLQTALQIHSAEARHAAYFRRMRRDVQNLTNNKPWITLKDRGNLPEFTQPIYDGEEATVQATVNIANIVNANPASEAFDEPLEMAQVVAILNNFFKEGQKLPG from the coding sequence ATCACCATTGATGAAGCGCGGTTTGATTATACCGCGGGCGGTAAAATAACGGATCCATTTAACGACTATCCTACCGTATTAGCGCTGGGGCAGTCTTTTGAAGATACTGGTGTCCGGGCGTACAAAGGACAGGCTCCCAAACCCGCTATTATGGCCAACGATGCGGTGTTGCAAACGGCATTACAAATACACTCGGCCGAGGCAAGGCACGCCGCCTATTTCCGCCGCATGCGGCGCGATGTCCAGAACTTAACCAACAACAAACCCTGGATTACTTTAAAAGACCGGGGCAATTTACCGGAGTTTACGCAACCAATTTACGACGGCGAAGAAGCTACGGTGCAAGCTACTGTCAATATTGCCAATATCGTAAACGCTAACCCGGCTTCCGAAGCTTTTGATGAGCCTTTAGAAATGGCCCAGGTAGTAGCTATTTTAAATAATTTCTTTAAAGAAGGCCAAAAACTACCCGGCTAA
- a CDS encoding glycosyltransferase family 2 protein: MYLNNQTTCIIPFYNEEYRVFQVLEVVTQIKNITQIICVDDGSDDDTADIIPDYWPTVELIRLPYNQGKAAAIRHGLQIAQHENILLMDADLRDIDKTEIEKAIQAITRHNLDMLILRRINAPWFVKFDRGDILLSGERIVKKKDLLKVFNQEVNRYQVELAINLYMQKHKRNVGWMPWSATNTYKSEKIGLVAGYKKEFEMFTDIVLYAGFRNIVKQISSFATKKVSHE; the protein is encoded by the coding sequence ATGTACCTAAACAACCAAACTACTTGTATTATCCCTTTTTATAATGAAGAATATCGGGTTTTTCAGGTTTTGGAAGTGGTTACGCAAATAAAGAATATTACGCAAATAATTTGTGTAGATGATGGCTCGGATGATGATACGGCTGATATTATTCCGGATTACTGGCCTACGGTAGAACTCATTCGCTTACCTTATAACCAAGGCAAGGCAGCGGCGATTCGGCATGGTTTACAAATAGCCCAACACGAGAATATTTTATTAATGGATGCCGATTTACGGGACATTGATAAAACCGAAATTGAAAAAGCTATTCAAGCCATAACTCGGCATAATCTGGATATGCTTATTTTGCGCCGCATCAATGCTCCCTGGTTCGTAAAATTTGACCGCGGGGATATTTTGTTATCGGGTGAGCGGATTGTGAAAAAGAAAGATCTACTTAAAGTTTTTAACCAGGAAGTGAATCGTTACCAGGTAGAATTAGCCATAAACCTGTACATGCAAAAACATAAGCGTAACGTTGGCTGGATGCCCTGGTCCGCTACTAATACCTACAAGTCGGAAAAGATTGGCTTGGTTGCCGGCTACAAAAAAGAATTTGAAATGTTTACCGATATTGTACTCTACGCCGGCTTCCGGAATATAGTAAAACAGATTAGCTCCTTTGCTACAAAAAAAGTAAGTCACGAGTAA
- a CDS encoding LytR/AlgR family response regulator transcription factor: protein MKILIIEDETVAAERMLEMVRHIVPEARILGPADSIEESVQFLRSHSMPDLILMDIELVDGQSFEIFSEVEVTCPVIFTTAYDEFALQAFKVHSIDYLLKPIQREDLQKSLIKFQQLQQVYGKPPTANLDELLQELRRTTQTSSKPIREYFLVRQGQRLISIDTNEAAYFYSEDRVTFLKTHDGRYFSLDHTLEEVEQQVDSTRFFRASRQYLVQRRAISDIFVHFNGKYKLALKPAPNEEVYVSRDRAPEFKKWLGG, encoded by the coding sequence ATGAAAATTCTGATTATTGAAGATGAAACCGTTGCCGCCGAGCGCATGCTGGAAATGGTACGCCACATTGTACCCGAAGCCCGGATTCTGGGCCCGGCCGATAGCATTGAAGAAAGCGTACAGTTTCTGCGTTCCCATTCCATGCCGGATTTAATTCTGATGGACATAGAACTGGTAGACGGGCAAAGCTTTGAGATTTTCAGCGAAGTAGAGGTAACCTGCCCGGTAATTTTTACTACCGCTTACGACGAATTTGCTTTACAAGCTTTTAAGGTCCACAGCATCGACTATTTGCTCAAACCTATTCAGCGCGAAGATTTACAGAAAAGTTTAATTAAGTTTCAGCAACTGCAACAGGTTTACGGCAAGCCGCCAACCGCTAACTTGGATGAACTGTTACAGGAATTGCGGCGCACCACGCAAACCAGTAGCAAACCTATCCGGGAATACTTTCTGGTACGGCAAGGGCAGCGGCTTATTTCGATAGACACCAACGAGGCGGCTTATTTTTACAGCGAAGACCGGGTTACTTTTTTAAAAACCCACGATGGCCGTTATTTTTCTTTAGATCATACTTTGGAAGAAGTAGAGCAACAGGTAGATAGCACCAGGTTTTTTCGGGCTAGCCGCCAGTATTTAGTGCAACGCCGGGCCATCAGCGATATTTTTGTGCATTTTAATGGTAAATACAAGTTAGCCTTAAAGCCTGCTCCCAACGAAGAGGTATACGTAAGCCGCGACCGGGCTCCCGAATTTAAAAAATGGTTAGGCGGCTAA
- a CDS encoding DUF5522 domain-containing protein: MQPGDYYFNEQGLMVFTAAYHLKRGYCCKNGCKHCPYGFKKKH; the protein is encoded by the coding sequence CTGCAGCCCGGCGATTATTACTTTAACGAACAAGGATTAATGGTTTTTACAGCCGCTTATCATTTAAAGCGTGGGTATTGTTGTAAAAACGGTTGCAAACACTGCCCCTATGGTTTTAAGAAGAAGCATTAA